The following are from one region of the Sorghum bicolor cultivar BTx623 chromosome 2, Sorghum_bicolor_NCBIv3, whole genome shotgun sequence genome:
- the LOC8071882 gene encoding uncharacterized protein LOC8071882 isoform X1, with protein MHLCSGLLAAMEQQRRGKLQRVLREQKARLYIIRRCVVMLLCWSD; from the exons ATGCATCTCTGCTCCG GTTTGTTGGCAGCCATGGAGCAGCAGCGGAGGGGGAAGCTGCAGAGGGTGCTGAGGGAGCAGAAGGCTAGGCTCTACATCATCCGCCGATGCGTCGTCATGCTCCTCTGCTGGAGTGACTGA
- the LOC110432822 gene encoding uncharacterized protein LOC110432822 — protein sequence MRTMNQSKQKGKVARAMKEQRARLYIIRRCIVMLLCWHD from the coding sequence ATGAGGACCATGAACCAGAGCAAGCAGAAGGGGAAGGTGGCCAGAGCTATGAAAGAGCAGAGGGCTAGGCTGTATATCATCCGACGGTGCATCGTCATGCTCCTCTGCTGGCACGACTGA
- the LOC8071882 gene encoding uncharacterized protein LOC8071882 isoform X2 — protein MHLCSAMEQQRRGKLQRVLREQKARLYIIRRCVVMLLCWSD, from the exons ATGCATCTCTGCTCCG CCATGGAGCAGCAGCGGAGGGGGAAGCTGCAGAGGGTGCTGAGGGAGCAGAAGGCTAGGCTCTACATCATCCGCCGATGCGTCGTCATGCTCCTCTGCTGGAGTGACTGA